Within the Miscanthus floridulus cultivar M001 chromosome 2, ASM1932011v1, whole genome shotgun sequence genome, the region GGCATGGCTTTTGTGGTTAGCAAAGCAACCGTTGAGAAGATACATACATGAATCTGAGTGAGTCGAGCTTGGAAAGTGACTTGGGGATTCCTCCAGTGAGCTTGTTGGCATACAAGTCCAAGCTGACCAGATTCTTCAGGTTGCCCAGTTCCTTCGGGATCTCGCCATCAAGATTATTCCTGTATAGCTCCCTGCAGATGAAAATCCAATTTCCATTAAAACTCAATCAAGCTCCACTCTCCATCAGAAATTGTAGAACTCAGATAATACGTACAGGTATTTGAGGTTGACGAGGCGGCCGAGCTCAGGGCCGATGGAGCCGGAGACGTTGGAGTTGCCTAAATCCCTGAAACAGTTGTCACAAAGGACAGAGTCAGATAACATGATCATCGAATTCTTAACAAGATACAAGTTACGGTACGAAAGCTTGGTATTCGTAGTTATGCTCCTAGAGATGTTTTggggaaaaaaagaagaagaaaaaaaaagaaatcccCCCGTCGTAGGAATGGGCAATTTGGGGGGCCAACGGACCAAGAAATTGTAGAAGAACAGGTCATTGGAGGACTAGACCGTCCAATCATCCATTGTTATGGCTCCACACATAATCTGTGAGGCACATATCAGCTGGGCACCCTGGATCTCGGAAACAAAGATTTGTCTCCAGGCGGGTCGCCGTGTGATCAATTCAAAACAGGGGCCGATGGCCTTTCTCCTTTTGAAGATGCAATCCAACCATCGAATTCTTATACCAAGAGCCAAAGTTACCGAACAGAGACGTTCAATCCATACAGGAACACAAGGAACCTCGGATGGATAGCGGAAGCAAGGGGGAGATCGCCGCCGGTGGCGTGCAagcgaagagagaagagagaagaagagaagaagagaagaggGAGAACTCACAGGCGGACGACTCGGCTGGCCTGGTCGCAGGTGACGTGGAACCAGGTGCAGGGGTTGACGAGCGTGGGATCCCAGCTCTGCAGCACGCCGTTGGGGTCGGACAGCCGCTGCCGCAGCGCGTAGAGCGCGTCGCCCTCGTCGTTGGACGCCCGCgcgggcgcggtggaggcggcgagggcgagggcgagggcgaggagcGCGGCGAGGACGCGAGCCGCCATCGTTGCCTGTTGGTTCTGCGCTCTGCTGCTCTCCTGTGTGAAAGGAAGGAAatgggggcagaggagaggagGGCAGCTCGGAAGCGGCGGAGCTAGGAAGGATGGGGGATGGGAGCCGCCGGTTCAGCTTCAGCTTTGTGCTGGTAGAGGGAGTGGAAAAGGGCAGGAAGCTGCGTGCACTGGGTTCAGCCGTGGCTGTGGTCCTGTGGGCGGTCAAGTCAGCACAGCTACAGTACAGCGAGGACGGCGACGGGCGGCAGAGGGCAGTGCAAGTCCACGGTCCATTGTGGACCAAGCACGACGAGGGAGAGGGACCGAAATGCGATGCGTACCCGGCGGGGGTTCCCGCTCACACTCTCTGCACCTGAGTAGTAACCCTTATATTCATGCAAATTACTCGTAGTATGAATGGGAAGAGGCACGGAATTTGTGCCTCACAGATCTACATTGCCTTTCTCCATGATTCCGCCGGAGTCTCCCCCAGGCCCCAGTTACGTAAACTGAAAATCAGGTTGGTCTTGGGGAACTCCTCATGTCTGGCTCAGAGTTCAGACCATGCATGTTCAGCGCTGGGTACATGTTATACTCtcagggcgtgattggttgtagACCCTTGAGCCAAGATGGTCAGGCTATGCAGGACCAAAGAAGCTGGATTGAGCTTGTGCAAGtggtcgtgtttggttgtctttgctGTTGGTCTAGTACGAGACGGGATTGTGTTtgattgcatgcatgcatcagttTTTTTGTTGTCTGACGCATGGGTCCCTGCATCCTGAGTGAATCAAGTCATCCAGCACCATGAAGGAAGGAGAAATCGAGAAAACGGAGACGTGCGGAATGGAGGAGGGCAAGCGAATGAAAAGATGCAGGCAAAAGGTGCGAGCGGGGCAACCAAATACGGCGCAAGTGCACGGAGGGATCATCCTTCGGACGCCCTGGTTCGGGCAACCAATCACCCCCTTAGAGACAAAGGCCCTACTGCACGCAGTACTTTGTagcgaacgaacaatgttttttctctcacaaccagcataagccaaattccaGCGAAACAAACAACAGCAAAATAAGTAGCCTGGTAAAAGACCACCTTACCTCTCACTAATTAGGATGAAGGGAGTAGTTCAATTGCTATTTCCTTAACTATCGACCAGTTGTTTAGTATTTCCTACCATAAAGACAGAGGAGGGAGGGGGTTCATGATATAGAATATTTTGTATTTTGGTACAAATTTTCCTTAATTCGGTACACTTTATATTTCAGGGTGGAGGGAGTAACTTGTTTCTATAGTAAAATCAATCCTCCATGCTATGTTCTCCGTTATGTATTTTTTCCGCATGGTATTTTCATGTTGTTTTTGCCAAAGAACATGGGGAAGACATTGTCTGCTAAAGCTAACATTCTCTCACGAAGAGCGTATTGGTTTTGGCTCCGAGCAGTGCCGGATCCAAAAATTGTCTTGGACCAGGGCTAACTCAGCTAAATTAGTCATAATGTTTTGAAATCTTATAACGTCTACACTTTTTATTAAGCAACTCTAGTGATTGTTTTGCTTCTCTAGGACCAGGGTTGCAACACAGCCAGTCCAGGCCCTAGATCCGCTTCTGGTTCTGAGCCACTAAGTATATATAAGAAGATTAGGGTAGCTATAACTTTTTGTTtcggtttttttttctctcttttttgaaaaaaaaagaaagtggAGCTTTGCCAACTACTCTCTCCGTCATGAAATATAGTGTGTTATGACTTCTAAAATTTATACTGAAATATAATGCATTTTATATAGTGACATATATACTCATATTTGGCAAAGTCTGTTAAAAAGAAAACCATAATTTGAGAAGAAACTTTTCATTGGATTTAATCCATGGATACATACATCATTTAATAAGTATTTACTTAATTCATCTTAAAATTTCTAGAATGTGTTATATATTACACGATAGAGGGAGTATGTATTAATAGAAAAGGAAGACGATTTTGGCTTTAAGTCATCACAAAAATAAGATGGCGGATGACAGGGAGATAATTGTTTGTACCTTCCTTTTTTTCCTCCTTCAGTTGCTTGGGTTCAATTTACGATTGAACAGTTGTAGGATGAACATAAGGGATAATAACAATTATTGTAACATTTTTTCCCTTTTTGTTTGGTTTTATAGTTCAGGAGGGGCGGGGGACGTAGCTTTGTTTTAAGCAATGTCCGTGTGCGCCTGAGGGCATGTAATCGATGATAATGACAGGACAAGTAATCGAGTGGAATGCACACACTCATCATTTTCTCTTCGGAACTACGGCGTTCATCAAGTACAAGTTCCTACATAAGTTAGGTACTAATCCACGTCCACATGtgatctatctatatctcttGTAAAGTTAATTCTCACAACGAGTCTATTTTAACATGCAAGCCATCCACATTATCACCCACTAATTATCCACATCATCTTTACTGATAGACATGTCATCCTACTACTTTCAACGTCTTAATACAAGCTATCCACATCATCTCCACTTAATTTTATTCTAAATTATTCGCACATTAATGTGCGGGGTATCTTCTAGTATTTTCTATATGCGATGGCAACAGGATATAAAGCTCAAATTATTAAAGGCACAACTAAGGTGACATATATAATACTAAGGGCATTTGGATCCATTAGTATTAAAAATTACGAGCTAAAACTAGTCCTAGAAGATCCAAACAAACCTGCTAATAAACCTACTAATTATTTGTTGTAGGGTTGCTAAGGTCCTATTTGGATCCTATATATAATAGTTATCTTGCTAGTAGTTATCTCTTTTGGATCTAAACAGGTGATGCTAATAAAGTAGCTAATTATTAGCTAAACCTGTAGATAACAACTACCTCACTAACTAGTTGGACCAAAATCAGATAATAGCAGCTAATATTAGCTATGtgctattagctagctaactactaTCAGCTAATTAATGGATCCAAACCAGGCCTAACTATCAGTTCCATTAGCAAGCTTTGAGTTGCTAATAGGTGCTAATAGTTCACACGCACCTTTAACTCACTATATCCAACCATCTATTAGCAAGTGAATCTAAACAGCCCTCTACTAAAAATTAGTAGCTATTAGCTATTAGTTTGCTCAAGCTAATGGATCTAAACAGAAACAGGCCCTAAGCACAGTACTCCGTAATAATTTGTCCATAGGTTTGATTTCAGTGTCTGTACGCCAAATCAACAGTTCTCACTACTATAGTACAGGAGAAATTTAAAACCGCCAAGTTTGCAGTACGTGGTCGATCGATCTCTGCTGTGAACGCCTGTACGTTAATTCGTGGGCGGGCGGGCGAGCGTGCATGCACGGCCACAGCTCAAATCGGTGGCTCCGAGATCCGGCAAAAACGCCCACCGTCGCCGGGTCGCGCGCGGCGCAACGTGTCGCGTGGCACCGCGACCGCCTCCACCGACATCGTCGCAGGTCGCAGCGACCATTTCCTCTTCCTCCGCGCATGCATGTCCGTCGCCGTCCCCCCGTACGTCTTGTCCCGTCGTCCCTATATACGGTAAACGCACGAGAGATAACTAGCGAGTGTGAGCGTGAGATCGAGGAGAGAAGGCAACTAACAGGTTGGGGCTAGCAGCAGGGACAGAGAGCGAGAGGTTGGTCAGGACGAAACCTGCAGGATGGATGAGGAGTACGACGTGATCGTGTTGGGGACGGGGCTCAAGGAGTGCATCATCAGCGGCCTCCTCTCCGTCGATGGCCTCAAGGTTGGGTACTTGGGTGCATGATATGATTCTTCTTCATTCCGATCCAGCCTGTccttgttttctctctctctttttcttgcCAGTGTGAACCGGACGGGATCCAACCGTCAATGTTTGTTTATTTCTTATATAATATATGTGATGACACAGGTTCTTCACATGGATAGGAATGATTACTATGGTGGAGAATCTTCATCTCTGAATCTGACTAAGGTTTGATATATCTATCGCGTCATCGTGGACGGCGGAGCATTGTCATTAATTTGTACTCTGTGCACCGTCTAAGGACGAATAATTCTATCTAAACATCATCTGGATCCATGCATGCATCTTCTGAGAAACAAATTAAAGACACGAGTTTTAAATTTCCCAATTATATATCCTTTTTGCCAAACAACATCTTCAATTTCATGCCCTTATTGTTGTTTGGGATCACATAAATGAAGCACCAATTCAGTTTACTGTCATGCACATCCATGAATTCTTCACTTTCGAAATTGTGTAGCTAGCCATTCTAATTTACAATGTTTCCGTCCGGTGGTATGCATGGTGCATTTAGCTCTGGAAGAGATTCAAAGGCAATGACAGCCCTCCTGAGCATCTCGGTGTCAGCAAAGAATACAATGTTGACATGGTACCCAAGGTCTGTTACCTGAGATCTCTCTATTGCTAGCTAGCTGCCCTATAGAATGTTTGGTTCTGCACAGTTCAAAATAAGTTCTGAATTTACAGTTCATGATGGCAAATGGTGCGCTGGTTCGTGTTCTGATCCACACAAGTGTGACAAAGTATCTAAACTTCAAGGCTGTTGATGGAAGTTTTGTGTACAATAATGGGAAGGTATGAGTTTGATATTTAGATATAATCCAACTGTGAAACATATGTATGCATGCTGATTCACTCTTATTAATTTCTTTGTTCATACTGATAGATTCACAAAGTCCCTGCAACCGATGTTGAAGCTTTGAAATCTAACCTGATGGGTCTATTTGAGAAGCGCCGTGCTCGCAAGTTCTTCATATATGTGCAGGATTACGAGGAGGATGACCCAAAATCTCACGAGGGCCTGGATTTGAACAAGGTCACCACCAAAGAAGTCATCTCGTAAGTTGCTTTCACTTGTGCTGCATTTCAGTTGTTCGATCTTGAGACCAAGTTAGAAAGCCAACTTGTATTGTTTTGCCACCATTTGTTTCCTAATGCAAAAATTAAAATGTTATCTTGGATCAGAAAATATGGATTGGAGGATGATACAGTTGACTTTATCGGGCATGCATTAGCGCTTCACCGGGATGATAGCTACCTGGATGAGCCTGCAATTGACACTGTCAAGAGAATGAAGGTACTACATTGTCATACTTTGCTATACACAACACAATTATGCTATGCTGAATGGTACTTGATTCATCTTTTAAGGAAAATATTGACATCCTAAactatatcactagaaggtagtTTTCAAAAACAATATCCTACTATATACTACCTTGGAGCTAGATATAAGGGATTCTGAATTTGTCCAAAGTCAACTATCCTAAGTTTGGCCAAGTATATAgcaaagaaaaataatatttatggtatcaaataaacttcaaatgTAGAGGCTGGGATGTTTTAATTTATTCCGTTATCTAATAAGAAAAATACATGATTGGAAATCCTCTTGTAGTTGCACACTACATATGTTTAATTGAGAGAAAATTCTACAACCCACATTACATTTTTTCATCTGTATAAATTATTCCTTAGATTACATATTTGCACAATAAATATTTCAATGTCTTGAATCATGATGGATGTTGATAGGGTTATAGAGAGAAACAAAATCAAAACATGTTCCTAATGTTGATCTTCTATTTTAATAGCTTTATGCAGAATCACTTGCACGCTTTCAAGGAGGGTCCCCTTACATCTACCCTCTATATGGGTTGGGAGAACTCCCTCAGGTATGCCCTATAAAGCTATGATGAATCAACTAACTACTTTTTAAGCTTCATTATGAACTGAAATGATACATGCTGTGAAAGGCTTTTGCCCGTCTGAGCGCTGTTTATGGTGGCACGTACATGCTGAACAAGCCagaatgcaaggtaactaaagTATTTCAGCCAGCACACAACATGATAATTCTCAAATAAAATGGTAGTTCAAAACTTCTGACAACTGTGCCAAATTTGCAAACTTGTTGCAGGTTGAGTTTGATGAAAGTAGGAAAAGCATATGGAGTCACTTCTGAAGGGGAGACGGCAAAATGCAAGAAGATTGTTTGTGATCCTTCATATTTGCCTGAAAAGGTATATGTGTAGAGAATTGGTGAGTCACTTGTACATGGCTTCAATTTCTAAAATGCTTAAACCAATGAACAGGTGAAGAAGGTTGGAAGGGTGGCCCGTGCGATATGTATTATGAAGCATCCAATCCCCGACACTAAGGATTCACACTCTGTGCAGATCATCCTCCCAAAGAAGCAGTTAAAGCGCAAATCAGACATGTAAGTCATCTTGTGCAAGTAGT harbors:
- the LOC136529251 gene encoding leucine-rich repeat protein 1-like produces the protein MAARVLAALLALALALAASTAPARASNDEGDALYALRQRLSDPNGVLQSWDPTLVNPCTWFHVTCDQASRVVRLDLGNSNVSGSIGPELGRLVNLKYLELYRNNLDGEIPKELGNLKNLVSLDLYANKLTGGIPKSLSKLDSLRFMRLNNNKLTGSIPREFAKLSNLKVIDLSNNDLCGTIPVDGPFSTFPLRSFENNSRLNGPELQGLVPYDFGC
- the LOC136539581 gene encoding LOW QUALITY PROTEIN: guanosine nucleotide diphosphate dissociation inhibitor At5g09550-like (The sequence of the model RefSeq protein was modified relative to this genomic sequence to represent the inferred CDS: deleted 1 base in 1 codon), translated to MDEEYDVIVLGTGLKECIISGLLSVDGLKVLHMDRNDYYGGESSSLNLTKLWKRFKGNDSPPEHLGVSKEYNVDMVPKFMMANGALVRVLIHTSVTKYLNFKAVDGSFVYNNGKIHKVPATDVEALKSNLMGLFEKRRARKFFIYVQDYEEDDPKSHEGLDLNKVTTKEVISKYGLEDDTVDFIGHALALHRDDSYLDEPAIDTVKRMKLYAESLARFQGGSPYIYPLYGLGELPQAFARLSAVYGGTYMLNKPECKVEFDESGKAYGVTSEGETAKCKKIVCDPSYLPEKVKKVGRVARAICIMKHPIPDTKDSHSVQIILPKKQLKRKSDMYVFCCSYAHNVAPKGKFIAFVSTEAETDKPEIELKPGIDLLGPVEETFFDIYDRYEPINNPEEDSCFLTNSYDSTTHFETTVKDVLALYSKITGKELDLSVDLNAASATEQEAA